A part of Capsicum annuum cultivar UCD-10X-F1 chromosome 6, UCD10Xv1.1, whole genome shotgun sequence genomic DNA contains:
- the LOC107875712 gene encoding transcription factor DIVARICATA — MRFAATVSIYQVSGIAKSFQPEKHIFKNSSNTAKRGVAWTVEEHRLFLRGLAIYGRGDWRSIARNCVITRTSMQVASHAQKYFNRLKAVNKENRGMSIHDIRMSIHDITIVDAEVAGTSLVPYTEGMIWPACGGSQAVASTSNQSMLPAEQMIAVAGGESSGHGTAFVSGMNSMSDEDDFILHIDDLIVDPEDANESKFPVDGGRSQLPSKQPCTACSSGTNNHPIFRVGSELEALITKQVDVDYDFTSIFQFLMQCCPMLLRAE, encoded by the exons ATGCGTTTTGCTGCCACTGTTTCTATTTATCAAGTGTCAGG AATTGCCAAGTCATTCCAACCAGAAAAGCATATTTTCAAAAACAGTTCTAACACGGCGAAAAGGGGGGTTGCTTGGACAGTAGAGGAACACAG GTTGTTTCTCCGGGGGTTAGCTATATATGGGCGAGGTGACTGGAGAAGTATAGCCAGGAACTGTGTGATAACAAGAACATCAATGCAAGTGGCTAGCCATGCCCAAAAATATTTCAATCGCCTCAAAGCCGTCAATAAAGAGAATAGAGGAATGAGCATTCACGATATTAGAATGAGCATTCACGATATTACTATTGTGGATGCTGAAGTCGCAGGAACTTCCCTAGTACCATATACTGAGGGCATGATTTGGCCTGCTTGTGGAGGTTCGCAAGCGGTGGCAAGCACTAGCAACCAGAGCATGTTACCTGCTGAGCAGATGATAGCAGTTGCTGGAGGGGAGTCCTCAGGGCATGGTACTGCATTTGTCAGTGGAATGAATAGTATGTCTGATGAGGATGATTTCATATTACATATTGATGACCTAATCGTGGATCCGGAGGACGCTAATGAATCTAAGTTTCCTGTTGATGGTGGAAGGTCGCAATTACCCAGCAAACAACCATGTACTGCTTGTAGTAGTGGAACTAACAATCATCCTATATTTAGAGTTGGGAGTGAACTGGAAGCATTAATCACCAAGCAAGTGGACGTAGACTATGATTTCACTTCCATTTTCCAATTTCTCATGCAATGCTGTCCAATGCTGCTCAGAGCGGAATGA
- the LOC107875713 gene encoding transcription factor DIVARICATA translates to MSTDQICNSTFWTKEEEKVFETTLAIYFKGGDLLTKMEEALPCKSRDDIINHYKILIEDVDAIESGRVPLPNYPELPSHSNQKSRFPKTNLARRKGVAWTVEEHRSFLRGLAIYGRGDWRSIARNCVITRTSMQVASHAQKYFNRLKAVNKENRRMSIHDITIVDAEVAGTSQVPYTEGMIWPACGGSQAVACTSNQNMLPPESTNAEQMIAVAGGESSGHTAAFVSGMNSMSDEDDFILHIDDLIVDPEDANESEILVDGGKSLLPSKQPCTACSSGSNNHPIFRVGSELGALITKQMDEDYDFFSIFDDGEAPISHAMVSNAAHSGMTSFAVASNSANNPPQNTVSAHSGRTSFAAASTGPNKAPLNMVSDHPQLPHVAPSSNCVVGEWLQFKYYH, encoded by the exons atgaGCACCGATCAGATATGCAATAGCACCTTCTGGACCAAGGAGGAGGAAAAAGTCTTTGAGACTACCCTAGCGATCTACTTTAAGGGTGGTGATCTATTGACGAAGATGGAAGAAGCGCTTCCTTGTAAATCGCGTGATGATATCATAAATCACTATAAAATATTAATCGAGGATGTTGATGCCATCGAGTCTGGACGTGTTCCATTACCTAATTATCCAGAATTGCCAAGCCATTCCAACCAGAAAAGCCGATTTCCAAAAACAAATCTAGCACGGCGAAAAGGGGTTGCTTGGACAGTAGAGGAACACAG GTCGTTTCTCCGGGGGTTAGCTATATATGGGCGAGGTGACTGGAGAAGTATAGCCAGGAACTGTGTGATAACAAGAACATCAATGCAAGTGGCTAGCCATGCCCAAAAATATTTCAATCGCCTCAAAGCCGTCAACAAAGAGAATAGAAGAATGAGCATTCATGATATAACTATTGTGGATGCTGAAGTCGCTGGAACTTCCCAAGTACCATATACTGAGGGCATGATTTGGCCTGCTTGTGGAGGTTCGCAAGCGGTGGCATGCACTAGCAATCAGAACATGTTACCTCCAGAAAGCACCAATGCTGAGCAGATGATAGCAGTTGCTGGAGGAGAGTCCTCAGGTCATACTGCTGCATTTGTCAGTGGAATGAATAGTATGTCTGATGAGGATGATTTCATATTGCATATTGATGACCTAATTGTGGATCCCGAGGATGCTAATGAATCTGAGATTCTTGTTGATGGTGGAAAGTCGCTATTACCCAGCAAACAGCCATGTACTGCTTGTAGTAGTGGAAGTAACAATCATCCTATCTTTAGAGTTGGGAGTGAACTGGGAGCATTAATCACTAAGCAAATGGACGAAGACTATGATTTCTTTTCCATCTTTGATGATGGGGAAGCACCAATTTCTCATGCAATGGTGTCCAATGCTGCTCATAGTGGGATGACAAGTTTTGCAGTGGCTAGCAACAGTGCTAACAATCCACCTCAGAACACGGTGTCTGCTCATAGCGGAAGGACCAGCTTTGCAGCTGCTAGCACCGGTCCTAACAAGGCACCTCTGAACATGGTGTCTGATCATCCTCAATTACCTCACGTTGCCCCTTCATCTAACTGTGTTGTCGGAGAATGGCTCCAATTTAAATACTACCATTGA